One window of Papaver somniferum cultivar HN1 chromosome 9, ASM357369v1, whole genome shotgun sequence genomic DNA carries:
- the LOC113309284 gene encoding amino acid transporter AVT1C-like, with translation MKNSVSDQSFYIESDDEDERVSERDGEEGNDSDSSDNSSEGSQQQNRPSSYTTTWPQSYRQSMDMYGSLASPNIGFLGGTPSLSKFGSSFLSSSLTRRHTPEVLSNLIKPLLPTHGQQTPQKQSSHSLLPPIPSGRKSSIQKIDIHLRPSSKVSHEIPLPRHSTYGQSVMNGINVLCGVGILTTPYAVQQGGWWGLSILLIFSILSLYTGILLRYCLESEPGLETYPDIGQAAFGTTGRFIISIILYAELYACCVEYIILEGDNLSSLFPNAHLSIGGLVLNSRHLFAVISTLAVLPTVWLKDLSLLSYISAGGVVASVLVVACLFWVGIVDNVGIHSKGVPLNLGSLPVAIGLYGYCYSGHAVFPNIYTSMAKPREYTSVLLTSFAIVTLMYGVVAVMGYSMFGESTLSQFTLNMPQDLVASKIALWTTVVNPFTKYALTMSPVAMCIEELIPSSHMKSPMYSILIRTLLVFSTLFVGLTIPFFGLVMALIGSLLTMLVTLILPCVCFLGILRSKVTWLQGSLCIMIIIVGVVSSTFGTISAISKIIENLG, from the exons atgaagaattcagtcTCAGACCAAAGTTTCTACATTGAAAGTGACGATGAGGATGAAAGAGTATCGGAAAGAGACGGGGAAGAAGGAAACGATTCGGATTCTTCCGATAATTCATCGGAAGGTAGTCAACAGCAAAACAGGCCTAGTTCTTACACCACTACTTGGCCACAGAGTTACAG GCAATCCATGGATATGTATGGTAGTTTAGCATCACCAAACATTGGATTTTTGGGAGGGACACCTTCACTGTCTAAATTTGGCAGTTCTTTCTTATCCTCATCGCTAACAAGGCGACATACGCCAGAGGTGCTCTCAAATTTGATTAAGCCATTGTTGCCTACGCATGGCCAACAAACGCCACAGAAACAAAGTTCTCATTCGTTACTTCCCCCTATTCCAAGTGGTAGAAAGTCATCTATACAGAAGATAGATATCCACTTGAGACCTTCATCTAAAGTCTCGCATGAAATACCGCTTCCTCGCCATAGCACTTATGGCCAATCTGTTATGAATG GAATTAATGTTCTGTGCGGAGTTGGAATATTGACGACACCGTATGCTGTACAACAAGGTGGATGGTGGGGATTATCTATACTTCTCATCTTCTCTATACTCTCTTTGTACACTGGAATTCTTTTGCGGTACTGCTTGGAAAGTGAACCTGGCCTTGAAACTTATCCCGATATTGGTCAAGCTGCTTTCGGCACCACCGGTCGATTTATCATTTCT ATTATATTATACGCTGAGCTATACGCTTGTTGTGTGGAATACATAATCCTCGAGGGCGATAACTTATCTTCATTATTCCCGAATGCACATTTGAGTATAGGAGGTCTGGTGTTGAACTCGCGTCATCTTTTTGCGGTGATCAGTACACTTGCTGTTCTCCCTACTGTTTGGCTTAAAGATCTCAGTCTTCTAAGTTACATATCAGCTGGAGGAGTAGTTGCTTCAGTTTTGGTAGTAGCTTGCTTGTTTTGGGTTGGAATTGTTGACAATGTTGGAATTCACAGTAAAGGGGTACCTCTTAATCTTGGTTCGCTTCCTGTTGCCATTGGTCTGTATGGTTACTGTTACTCTGGCCATGCTGTTTTTCCTAACATTTATACCTCTATGGCTAAGCCTAGAGAGTACACATCGGTTCTCCTGACAAG TTTTGCTATTGTTACCTTGATGTATGGCGTGGTAGCAGTGATGGGGTACAGTATGTTTGGTGAGTCAACACTGTCCCAGTTTACTCTTAACATGCCACAAGACTTGGTTGCTTCAAAAATCGCTCTCTGGACTACG GTAGTAAACCCATTCACCAAATATGCTCTAACCATGTCACCTGTAGCCATGTGTATCGAGGAGTTGATACCATCAAGCCATATGAAGTCACCAATGTATTCAATCCTAATCAGAACATTATTGGTGTTCTCTACTTTGTTCGTCGGGCTTACCATTCCTTTCTTTG GTTTGGTCATGGCGTTAATCGGATCTTTATTGACAATGCTTGTT ACTTTGATTCTTCCTTGTGTTTGCTTTCTGGGCATCTTAAGGAGTAAAGTGACATGGTTGCAG GGGTCACTCTGTATTATGATTATAATAGTAGGAGTTGTGTCATCAACCTTCGGAACTATTTCGGCCATCTCCAAAATCATCGAAAACTTGGGTTGA